In a single window of the Venenivibrio stagnispumantis genome:
- the cas5 gene encoding CRISPR-associated protein Cas5: MIRLEIYQETAHFRIPSVGNPYLSYLLPPPSTIYGFLRAITDYESINFENTKLSIQGSYKSISIEKERLIKIRKGSSERDIIPIQKLHECRWIIHIKSPFEEKIIKAIKYSPKIFRLGRQEDLIIDITIEEGLEELPFNKYEDIYEEETNIYLKWEQSQGQEGSIFSMALDTIVDENKKIIDYKPVNLIYTRAETGAKYTNIFDGKYIISYI, encoded by the coding sequence ATGATAAGACTTGAAATATATCAGGAAACAGCACATTTTAGAATTCCATCGGTGGGAAATCCTTATCTAAGCTACCTACTCCCACCACCATCTACAATTTATGGTTTTTTAAGGGCAATAACAGATTATGAAAGTATAAATTTTGAAAATACAAAACTTTCTATCCAAGGTAGTTATAAAAGTATTTCTATTGAAAAAGAGCGATTAATCAAAATTCGTAAAGGTTCTTCAGAAAGAGATATTATACCAATCCAGAAACTCCACGAATGCAGATGGATTATTCATATAAAATCTCCATTTGAAGAAAAGATTATAAAAGCTATAAAATACTCTCCGAAAATTTTCAGACTTGGAAGACAAGAGGATTTAATAATAGATATCACTATTGAGGAAGGATTGGAAGAATTACCATTTAATAAATATGAAGATATTTATGAGGAAGAAACAAATATCTATTTAAAATGGGAGCAATCACAAGGTCAAGAAGGAAGTATTTTTAGTATGGCTCTTGATACCATCGTTGATGAAAATAAAAAGATAATTGATTATAAACCTGTTAATTTAATTTATACGAGAGCAGAAACCGGAGCAAAATATACAAATATCTTTGATGGTAAATATATAATCAGTTATATTTAA
- the cas7i gene encoding type I-B CRISPR-associated protein Cas7/Cst2/DevR, whose translation MKLTGVFVIETGVVNRGDGLGNIATVKKISTPEGIKVFFSPVSYKRALWTALQGNKGWSIPFVTKEGGVVQRTGTIIDSEEFDFAGTMIAKPKYERPATFLVDNGISINNYFGDMEFMTNMAISKLYGENEANIINKENFYRIYIMPFGIEIDRVGVQEISTIDTKISENDNLEEKIKKIYKVLGLDKELSEEKIKNWLNIIETIDYDKNKKITKIMLKKEERKKRIKQLLEGMGELAKRIEGSERNLTPFFSAFSLDYIAPKYFMIIKKFLKEKLSEGGYLDTEELSQLLERFANSEEKIIKTADFMNYNQVINELIEEIFKES comes from the coding sequence ATGAAGCTTACAGGTGTTTTTGTTATTGAAACAGGAGTTGTAAATAGAGGAGATGGGTTAGGTAATATAGCTACAGTTAAGAAAATATCCACTCCGGAAGGTATAAAAGTTTTCTTTTCTCCGGTTTCTTACAAAAGAGCTTTATGGACAGCATTGCAAGGAAATAAAGGTTGGTCTATTCCTTTTGTTACAAAAGAAGGTGGGGTTGTCCAAAGAACCGGAACAATCATAGACAGCGAAGAATTTGATTTTGCCGGAACAATGATAGCAAAACCAAAATATGAAAGACCGGCAACTTTTTTAGTTGATAATGGAATATCAATTAATAATTATTTTGGAGATATGGAATTTATGACAAATATGGCAATCTCCAAATTATACGGAGAAAATGAAGCAAACATTATAAATAAAGAAAATTTTTACCGAATATATATTATGCCTTTTGGAATAGAAATTGACAGAGTTGGAGTTCAGGAAATATCTACCATAGACACAAAAATCAGCGAAAATGATAACTTAGAAGAAAAAATAAAGAAAATATATAAAGTTTTAGGTCTTGATAAAGAGCTATCAGAAGAGAAAATTAAAAACTGGCTTAATATTATTGAAACAATAGATTATGATAAAAATAAGAAAATAACAAAAATAATGCTAAAAAAAGAAGAAAGAAAAAAAAGAATTAAACAGCTACTGGAAGGAATGGGAGAGCTTGCTAAAAGAATAGAAGGCTCCGAAAGAAATTTAACTCCATTTTTCAGTGCTTTTTCTCTTGATTATATAGCACCAAAATATTTTATGATTATTAAAAAGTTTTTAAAAGAAAAATTATCCGAAGGTGGTTATTTGGATACAGAGGAACTATCACAACTGCTTGAAAGGTTTGCAAATTCCGAAGAAAAAATAATAAAAACAGCAGATTTTATGAATTATAATCAGGTTATAAATGAGCTTATAGAAGAAATATTTAAAGAGAGTTAA
- a CDS encoding ribbon-helix-helix domain-containing protein, producing the protein MKRTQIYLDEEIYKYLKEESLKTGKTISELIREKLRKEIDQNKETLLKAIKEVAGIWSYQTDDVENFLRNLRKGERALNKKHYPMMDKEELM; encoded by the coding sequence ATGAAGAGAACGCAGATATATTTAGATGAAGAAATTTATAAATATTTAAAAGAAGAAAGTTTGAAAACGGGCAAAACAATTTCAGAACTTATTAGAGAAAAGCTAAGAAAAGAGATTGACCAAAATAAGGAAACTCTTTTAAAAGCTATAAAAGAAGTGGCAGGTATATGGAGTTATCAAACTGATGATGTAGAAAATTTTTTAAGGAATTTGAGAAAAGGAGAAAGAGCTTTAAATAAAAAACATTATCCAATGATGGATAAAGAAGAACTTATGTAA